ttattttgaatactttcctctaatacctttggggtcaaaatggtcaccacaccccaagatgaattatttgaggggtgtactttccaaaatgggtggacttttgggggggttctcttctgctgacactacaggggctctgcaaacacacctggcgctcagaaacttcttcagcaaaatctgaactgaaaatgctaatttgcgctcccttctttctgagccctcctgtgtggcgatacagtggtttatgcccacatatggggtacctttgtattcaggagaaccttctttacaaatttgggggtacttttttctcttgttcctcgtgaaattgagaaatttcaaactaaacaaacatattataggaaaaattcaagtttttcatttttactgtctaattttaaatactttcctctaatacctgtggggtcaaaatggtcaccacacaccaagacgaattctttgaggggtgcactttccaaaatggggtgacttttggggggtttctcttctgcggacactacaggggcactgcaaacgcacctggcgctcagaaacttcttcagcaaaatctgcattgaaaaagctaattggcgctcctttacttctgagccctgctgtgtgcccatacagtggtttacgcccacatatggggtaccgttgtattcaggagaaccttctttacaaattttggggtactttttttctcttgttcctcgtgaaattgaaaaaattcaaactaaacaaacatattattggaaaaattcgtgtttttcatttttactgtgtaattttgaatactttcctctaatgcatgtggggtcaaaatgctcatcctacccaaagatgatttctttgaggggtgtactttcgaaaatggggtgacttttggggggattctattctgcggacactacaggggctctgcaaatgcacctggcgctcagaaacttcttcagcaaaatctgcattaaaaaagctaattggcgctcctttacttctgagccctgctgtgtgcccatacagtggtttacgcccacatatggggtaccgttgtactcaagagaacctgcgttacaaattttggcatgctttttttctcatgttccttttgaaaatgagaaactttaatctaaacgtatatattatttgaaaatttaaattttcgatttttttactgcctaattgtgaatactttcctccagcccctgtagggttaaaatgctcattatacccctagattaattctttaaggtgtctagtttccaaaatggggtcacttatgggggtttccagtatacaagccttctaaatccatttaaaaaaagaactggtccctaaaaaaaatcagttttggaaattttcacaaaatgtgataatttgctcataaatttctaagccccgtaacaccctaaaaaagtaaaatatgtttcccaaattatgcaagaataaagaggacatattggtaatgtgatttagtaactaatttatgtgctatgacttccttttttagaagcagagaatttcagaagttcataaaatgcaaaattttcaaatttttcttgatattttgatgtttttcacaaaaaatacacaaagtagtgaccaaattttgctactaatataaagtgtcatatgtgacgaaaaaacaatctcagaatcgctagcatacgttaaagcatcactgagctataagagcataaagtgagacaggtcagattttgaaaaatgagcctggtcattaaggccaaaacaggctttagaggcaaggggttaatagatcAAAGTTGGctaatctttgaatgtaatatgcaaatgtaaaggttactgtccccaAATGTGTAGGCCAAAGTCCATTATGTTATATTTTTGTTTtggtttatccttacaacgtttgatgttaatttcaacatttgtaaaccgtatgacatcttcctatgatgtgtgtttctgtgtaatatttgtgatcaatatttttcttcatttgttgcagacatcctgacaagttccaggacttcgtcaGGCTGCCTATGGAGGCGTTTGACAATTTACTTGCcattttgagcccacatctccagagacaggacacctacatgcggaaatccatccctcctgtggcccgtctgctcataacgttaaggtgaagaggctTTCTTTGAATTaaaactatttgttcatgtatttgtagttaaatctaatatagtgttaaaatatgtaataatgtaatatttagcTGAATGTGAAATCGAATACTAAAAattaatttgttattttttttttttttaaagattcttggcgacaggggagagttatgcatcgttgcacctccaattccgggttggtacgtcgaccatctctggaattgtgaggtgcacgtgcggcgtgatctgggagcatttgcagcccatcgtgatgcccagtccgaccagggagatttggttgcagtcagcagcaggctttcagtctgtggccaatttccccaactgtataggggcggttgatggtaagcacatacgtgtgcgtcaaccaccgcgatcaggatcacagtatttcaattataagaaatttttttctgtggtcctgatcgcggttgttgattccacgtatcgtttccttgccatcgacgtcggctcctatggcagtactggggactcccgggcgctactgagatcagagtttgggaggcgaattctgttagatcacgtgactctacctcctcccactcctcttccgggtaccacgcatcccgctccattcgtcatggtaggggatcaagccttccctttactgaacaacctgctgcgcccttacccacggagagggctggatgaacgggggagagtatttaaccggaggctgagccgggcacgtaacttcgtggagtgcgccttcggaatcatgactagtcagtggagagtgtttaccactgccctgcagttgaacttgggcacagttgacatggtcattaaagctgcctgtgttctccacaactaccttcgggactatgctcccaccccggaggtgaacgtggagacactgccagcttttagtgcccctgtcaactatggccaagggagaca
This sequence is a window from Dendropsophus ebraccatus isolate aDenEbr1 chromosome 15, aDenEbr1.pat, whole genome shotgun sequence. Protein-coding genes within it:
- the LOC138774028 gene encoding uncharacterized protein, producing the protein MYFIHESAPGPNKHTHIPIKSPPTRERQKDAEQRRLQEVGRRYWVHPINLRRETRGHIGCLYDDLRRHPDKFQDFVRLPMEAFDNLLAILSPHLQRQDTYMRKSIPPVARLLITLRFLATGESYASLHLQFRVGTSTISGIVRCTCGVIWEHLQPIVMPSPTREIWLQSAAGFQSVANFPNCIGAVDGKHIRVRQPPRSGSQYFNYKKFFSVVLIAVVDSTYRFLAIDVGSYGSTGDSRALLRSEFGRRILLDHVTLPPPTPLPGTTHPAPFVMVGDQAFPLLNNLLRPYPRRGLDERGRVFNRRLSRARNFVECAFGIMTSQWRVFTTALQLNLGTVDMVIKAACVLHNYLRDYAPTPEVNVETLPAFSAPVNYGQGRQLNRGIVVRNLFADYFMTPEGAVPVPLSQPPL